In a genomic window of Strix aluco isolate bStrAlu1 chromosome 3, bStrAlu1.hap1, whole genome shotgun sequence:
- the CTSB gene encoding cathepsin B isoform X1 — MQSRRGRAGSGMTQPPGSAPSAAAEGARGGGVSCSVVKMWPSVSILCVLVAFANARSIPYYPPLSSDLVNHINKLNTTWKAGHNFHNTDMTYVKKLCGTFLGGPKLPERVDFAADMELPDNFDSRTQWPNCPTINEIRDQGSCGSCWAFGAVEAISDRICVHTNAKVSVEVSAEDLLSCCGFECGMGCNGGYPSGAWRYWTERGLVSGGLYDSHVGCRPYSIPPCEHHVNGSRPPCTGEGGETPRCSRHCEPGYSPSYKEDKHYGITSYGVPHSEKEIMAEIYKNGPVEGAFIVYEDFLMYKSGVYQHVSGEQVGGHAIRILGWGVDNGTPYWLAANSWNTDWGDNGFFKILRGEDHCGIESEIVAGIPSTEQYWKRV; from the exons ATGCAGTCACGCCGGGGGCGGGCCGGGTCCGGGATGACTCAGCCGCCGGGATCTGCCCCTTCCGCGGCCGCCGAGGGAGCGCGGGGCG GTGGAGTGTCCTGTTCTGTAGTCAAGATGTGGCCGTCCGTGTCCATCCTGTGTGTCCTGGTGGCCTTCGCCAATGCTCGCAGCATTCCTTACTACCCTCCTCTCTCCAGTGACTTGGTCAACCACATAAACAAGCTCAACACCACCTGGAAG gcAGGGCACAACTTCCACAACACTGACATGACCTATGTGAAGAAGCTCTGCGGCACCTTCCTGGGTGGGCCCAAGCTTCCCGAGAG GGTAGATTTTGCTGCAGACATGGAGCTGCCTGATAACTTTGACTCACGGACGCAGTGGCCTAACTGTCCTACCATCAATGAGATAAGAGATCAGGGCTCTTGTGGATCTTGCTGG GCTTTTGGTGCCGTAGAAGCGATTTCAGACAGAATCTGTGTTCACACAAACGCCAAGGTGAGCGTGGAGGTCTCAGCAGAGGACTTGCTGTCGTGCTGCGGCTTCGAGTGTGGCATGGG GTGCAACGGTGGTTACCCTTCCGGTGCGTGGAGATATTGGACAGAGAGGGGCCTTGTGTCTGGGGGTCTCTACGATTCCCATGTGG GCTGCCGTCCCTACTCCATCCCACCCTGTGAGCACCATGTCAACGGCTCCCGGCCACCGtgcaccggggaggggggggaaaccCCCAGGTGCAGCCGGCACTGTGAACCCGGCTACTCACCTTCCTACAAGGAGGACAAGCACTATG GCATCACATCCTATGGTGTCCCTCACAGTGAGAAGGAAATCATGGCTGAGATCTACAAGAACGGTCCAGTGGAAGGAGCCTTTATTGTCTATGAAGACTTCCTGATGTATAAGTCTG GGGTCTACCAGCACGTGTCTGGCGAGCAGGTTGGAGGCCACGCGATCCGGATCCTGGGCTGGGGCGTGGACAATGGCACTCCGTACTGGCTGGCCGCTAACTCCTGGAACACCGACTGGGGGGACAACG GCTTCTTCAAAATCCTCCGAGGAGAGGACCACTGCGGTATCGAGTCCGAGATCGTGGCCGGCATCCCCAGCACGGAGCAGTACTGGAAGAGGGTGTAA
- the CTSB gene encoding cathepsin B isoform X3, whose protein sequence is MWPSVSILCVLVAFANARSIPYYPPLSSDLVNHINKLNTTWKAGHNFHNTDMTYVKKLCGTFLGGPKLPERVDFAADMELPDNFDSRTQWPNCPTINEIRDQGSCGSCWAFGAVEAISDRICVHTNAKVSVEVSAEDLLSCCGFECGMGCNGGYPSGAWRYWTERGLVSGGLYDSHVGCRPYSIPPCEHHVNGSRPPCTGEGGETPRCSRHCEPGYSPSYKEDKHYGITSYGVPHSEKEIMAEIYKNGPVEGAFIVYEDFLMYKSGVYQHVSGEQVGGHAIRILGWGVDNGTPYWLAANSWNTDWGDNGFFKILRGEDHCGIESEIVAGIPSTEQYWKRV, encoded by the exons ATGTGGCCGTCCGTGTCCATCCTGTGTGTCCTGGTGGCCTTCGCCAATGCTCGCAGCATTCCTTACTACCCTCCTCTCTCCAGTGACTTGGTCAACCACATAAACAAGCTCAACACCACCTGGAAG gcAGGGCACAACTTCCACAACACTGACATGACCTATGTGAAGAAGCTCTGCGGCACCTTCCTGGGTGGGCCCAAGCTTCCCGAGAG GGTAGATTTTGCTGCAGACATGGAGCTGCCTGATAACTTTGACTCACGGACGCAGTGGCCTAACTGTCCTACCATCAATGAGATAAGAGATCAGGGCTCTTGTGGATCTTGCTGG GCTTTTGGTGCCGTAGAAGCGATTTCAGACAGAATCTGTGTTCACACAAACGCCAAGGTGAGCGTGGAGGTCTCAGCAGAGGACTTGCTGTCGTGCTGCGGCTTCGAGTGTGGCATGGG GTGCAACGGTGGTTACCCTTCCGGTGCGTGGAGATATTGGACAGAGAGGGGCCTTGTGTCTGGGGGTCTCTACGATTCCCATGTGG GCTGCCGTCCCTACTCCATCCCACCCTGTGAGCACCATGTCAACGGCTCCCGGCCACCGtgcaccggggaggggggggaaaccCCCAGGTGCAGCCGGCACTGTGAACCCGGCTACTCACCTTCCTACAAGGAGGACAAGCACTATG GCATCACATCCTATGGTGTCCCTCACAGTGAGAAGGAAATCATGGCTGAGATCTACAAGAACGGTCCAGTGGAAGGAGCCTTTATTGTCTATGAAGACTTCCTGATGTATAAGTCTG GGGTCTACCAGCACGTGTCTGGCGAGCAGGTTGGAGGCCACGCGATCCGGATCCTGGGCTGGGGCGTGGACAATGGCACTCCGTACTGGCTGGCCGCTAACTCCTGGAACACCGACTGGGGGGACAACG GCTTCTTCAAAATCCTCCGAGGAGAGGACCACTGCGGTATCGAGTCCGAGATCGTGGCCGGCATCCCCAGCACGGAGCAGTACTGGAAGAGGGTGTAA
- the CTSB gene encoding cathepsin B isoform X2 produces the protein MRSRISSSFFTQVLGYSVPSSCGVSCSVVKMWPSVSILCVLVAFANARSIPYYPPLSSDLVNHINKLNTTWKAGHNFHNTDMTYVKKLCGTFLGGPKLPERVDFAADMELPDNFDSRTQWPNCPTINEIRDQGSCGSCWAFGAVEAISDRICVHTNAKVSVEVSAEDLLSCCGFECGMGCNGGYPSGAWRYWTERGLVSGGLYDSHVGCRPYSIPPCEHHVNGSRPPCTGEGGETPRCSRHCEPGYSPSYKEDKHYGITSYGVPHSEKEIMAEIYKNGPVEGAFIVYEDFLMYKSGVYQHVSGEQVGGHAIRILGWGVDNGTPYWLAANSWNTDWGDNGFFKILRGEDHCGIESEIVAGIPSTEQYWKRV, from the exons atgaGATCGAggatttcctcttccttcttcaccCAGGTCTTGGGATACTCCGTGCCATCCAGCT GTGGAGTGTCCTGTTCTGTAGTCAAGATGTGGCCGTCCGTGTCCATCCTGTGTGTCCTGGTGGCCTTCGCCAATGCTCGCAGCATTCCTTACTACCCTCCTCTCTCCAGTGACTTGGTCAACCACATAAACAAGCTCAACACCACCTGGAAG gcAGGGCACAACTTCCACAACACTGACATGACCTATGTGAAGAAGCTCTGCGGCACCTTCCTGGGTGGGCCCAAGCTTCCCGAGAG GGTAGATTTTGCTGCAGACATGGAGCTGCCTGATAACTTTGACTCACGGACGCAGTGGCCTAACTGTCCTACCATCAATGAGATAAGAGATCAGGGCTCTTGTGGATCTTGCTGG GCTTTTGGTGCCGTAGAAGCGATTTCAGACAGAATCTGTGTTCACACAAACGCCAAGGTGAGCGTGGAGGTCTCAGCAGAGGACTTGCTGTCGTGCTGCGGCTTCGAGTGTGGCATGGG GTGCAACGGTGGTTACCCTTCCGGTGCGTGGAGATATTGGACAGAGAGGGGCCTTGTGTCTGGGGGTCTCTACGATTCCCATGTGG GCTGCCGTCCCTACTCCATCCCACCCTGTGAGCACCATGTCAACGGCTCCCGGCCACCGtgcaccggggaggggggggaaaccCCCAGGTGCAGCCGGCACTGTGAACCCGGCTACTCACCTTCCTACAAGGAGGACAAGCACTATG GCATCACATCCTATGGTGTCCCTCACAGTGAGAAGGAAATCATGGCTGAGATCTACAAGAACGGTCCAGTGGAAGGAGCCTTTATTGTCTATGAAGACTTCCTGATGTATAAGTCTG GGGTCTACCAGCACGTGTCTGGCGAGCAGGTTGGAGGCCACGCGATCCGGATCCTGGGCTGGGGCGTGGACAATGGCACTCCGTACTGGCTGGCCGCTAACTCCTGGAACACCGACTGGGGGGACAACG GCTTCTTCAAAATCCTCCGAGGAGAGGACCACTGCGGTATCGAGTCCGAGATCGTGGCCGGCATCCCCAGCACGGAGCAGTACTGGAAGAGGGTGTAA